A window of the Sporosarcina sp. FSL K6-2383 genome harbors these coding sequences:
- a CDS encoding YolD-like family protein, with the protein MTAIPKPKKTYKSSETPKMTEEDFELIAEKINEALEFKNEVEITVYHQKQFDSARGVITNADSQTGKLTLQVGYEERKININAIVSVK; encoded by the coding sequence ATGACGGCAATTCCAAAACCAAAGAAAACATACAAGAGCTCAGAGACTCCAAAAATGACAGAAGAAGACTTCGAGTTAATCGCCGAAAAAATAAACGAAGCGTTAGAATTTAAAAATGAAGTAGAAATCACTGTCTATCATCAGAAGCAGTTTGATTCAGCTCGTGGTGTCATAACTAACGCCGACAGTCAAACGGGTAAATTAACGCTACAGGTGGGTTATGAGGAAAGAAAGATAAATATCAACGCTATCGTAAGTGTAAAGTGA
- a CDS encoding YolD-like family protein, which yields MIKDRGNIKWQGMMLPEHNAEMKKWQENDKKTAKPQLEDYELELIADEIQRAFKSKSTIKLTYWRDGYLDVDYGKVIEINMDNKTIVLDDPFSTIRYKFDEIAAVSLIN from the coding sequence ATGATTAAAGATAGAGGGAATATTAAGTGGCAAGGCATGATGTTGCCTGAGCATAACGCCGAGATGAAAAAGTGGCAGGAAAATGACAAGAAGACGGCTAAACCGCAGTTGGAGGACTACGAACTAGAATTAATTGCTGATGAAATCCAACGTGCATTTAAAAGCAAAAGCACCATCAAGTTGACGTACTGGCGTGATGGATATTTGGATGTTGATTACGGAAAAGTGATTGAGATAAATATGGACAATAAAACAATCGTGTTGGATGATCCATTTTCGACAATACGTTATAAGTTTGACGAGATAGCAGCGGTGTCGCTAATCAATTAA
- a CDS encoding UV damage repair protein UvrX, with protein sequence MDYSKMPNRSVACIDMMSFYASCMAAIHNLDVRAVPIAVVGNFKQPGSIVLAASPPMKKRFGVRSAVTRLYDIPSHPDIRLFEPKMAYFLEMSMSITRILHKYVPAEAIHVYSVDESFIDLTGTEKLWGDPAETVREIQKEIFETLSLPSTAGMGPNMLMSKLALDLEAKKQGFAKWRFEDVEKKLWPVSPLSEMWGIGGRTEKSLNAMGIYSVGDLAHTSLDILEKKFGVMGNQLYHHAWGIDLSRVDTPVPVGQVSYGKSQILMRDYNSIAEVKAVMLEMCEDVAKRARDASKTGRTITLGIQYSKNALGGGFQRSRTINEATNETMAIYAVCKELLSENYDARPVRQVSISITKLENEQSVQLSLFEKDNWREREIGKVMDRIRNKYGSTAVLRAISLTDAGTAIKRSALVGGHKG encoded by the coding sequence ATTGACTACAGTAAGATGCCAAACCGCTCGGTCGCTTGCATTGATATGATGAGCTTTTACGCCAGCTGCATGGCAGCAATCCACAATTTAGATGTGAGGGCAGTTCCTATCGCGGTGGTCGGAAATTTCAAACAGCCGGGGAGTATCGTATTAGCTGCAAGTCCACCAATGAAAAAGCGTTTCGGTGTTCGTTCGGCTGTAACCAGGCTATATGATATTCCTAGCCATCCAGATATTCGCTTGTTCGAGCCTAAAATGGCGTACTTTTTAGAAATGTCGATGTCCATTACTCGCATCCTTCACAAATACGTCCCAGCTGAAGCGATACACGTCTACAGCGTCGATGAATCGTTTATTGATTTAACTGGAACAGAAAAGCTGTGGGGAGATCCGGCGGAAACCGTTAGAGAAATTCAAAAAGAAATATTTGAGACGCTTAGCTTACCATCAACGGCTGGCATGGGACCGAACATGCTGATGTCTAAATTAGCATTGGACTTGGAAGCGAAGAAACAAGGTTTTGCAAAATGGAGATTTGAGGATGTTGAAAAGAAACTATGGCCAGTATCTCCACTTTCTGAAATGTGGGGAATCGGCGGCAGGACAGAAAAGTCTTTAAATGCAATGGGAATCTACTCTGTTGGTGATCTCGCCCACACATCCCTTGACATTTTAGAGAAGAAATTTGGCGTCATGGGCAACCAGCTGTATCACCACGCATGGGGTATAGACCTATCCAGAGTGGATACACCAGTACCAGTAGGTCAAGTCAGCTACGGTAAGAGTCAGATACTCATGCGAGATTACAATTCAATTGCAGAGGTTAAAGCCGTCATGCTCGAGATGTGCGAAGACGTAGCGAAAAGGGCTAGGGATGCTTCGAAAACAGGTCGTACAATCACTTTGGGTATCCAATATAGCAAGAATGCATTGGGTGGCGGTTTTCAACGTTCGCGCACTATTAATGAAGCTACAAACGAGACAATGGCCATCTACGCAGTATGTAAAGAACTGCTGAGTGAAAACTATGACGCCCGTCCAGTACGCCAGGTGTCGATTTCGATAACTAAATTAGAAAACGAACAATCTGTGCAGCTGAGTCTATTCGAGAAGGATAATTGGCGTGAACGAGAAATCGGGAAAGTTATGGATAGAATACGAAATAAATACGGTTCTACAGCAGTCTTAAGAGCAATCTCATTAACTGACGCAGGCACAGCAATTAAACGGTCGGCATTGGTCGGCGGACACAAAGGATGA
- a CDS encoding transcriptional regulator, with amino-acid sequence MLKLLVKSVEYGQLLDMVYMAKDGSISQRRIKVLQVGDVSFRAYCFTRESKRTFTIDNILALVPVVRKESDVV; translated from the coding sequence GTGCTAAAACTATTGGTTAAGTCGGTAGAATATGGTCAGTTATTGGATATGGTCTACATGGCGAAGGACGGTTCAATCAGTCAAAGGCGAATCAAAGTGCTACAAGTTGGCGATGTATCCTTCAGAGCGTATTGCTTTACGAGGGAATCCAAACGAACCTTTACGATTGATAACATTTTGGCACTTGTTCCCGTCGTTAGAAAAGAGAGTGACGTCGTGTGA
- a CDS encoding STAS-like domain-containing protein, translating to MVNFIRISDVVNSTSFNKDGEIIFDLVKTALLNNQQVTVSFEGIYALNTSFVNSAFIELLEHFSFDEIKNNLKFVDSTKQINSIIGKRFIDTVTKNELLATM from the coding sequence ATGGTAAACTTTATCAGAATAAGTGATGTAGTGAATAGCACATCGTTTAATAAAGATGGTGAGATCATCTTTGATTTAGTGAAAACCGCTCTGCTTAATAATCAACAAGTAACTGTTTCATTCGAAGGAATTTATGCGCTCAATACCTCATTTGTAAATAGTGCTTTTATTGAACTTTTGGAGCATTTTTCATTTGACGAAATTAAAAACAACCTTAAATTCGTTGATAGCACTAAACAAATCAATTCTATTATAGGCAAGCGGTTTATTGATACAGTTACTAAAAATGAGCTGTTAGCTACTATGTAA